Within Chloroflexota bacterium, the genomic segment CTGGCCGAATTACAGCGCCTGGGATGGCAGGTGGCCGCCTATCTCGCACGGCCACGCCCCAATGACCCGCTCGTGGCGCGCGTCGCCCACGGTGGCGGGTGGATTCTGGAAGCCGCCGACGATCCGCGTCAGGAAACCCTCCGCCGCGCCATTGCCGACCATGCCGTGCTGCTCGACGGCCTGCTGGGCACCGGAGCACGCCCCCCACTGCGCGCAGAAACCGCCCGCATTTTAGCCGCGGCCAAAGAAGCCGCCACGGCTCACGGCGTCATCGTCGTGGCTGTTGACGTACCCTCCGGTATTGACAGCGACACCGGCGAGGCTGCCGAAGCCACCTTGCCCGCCGACTTGACCGTTACCATGGCTGCCGCCAAGGTCGGCATGGCCCAGATGCCAGCGTTAGGGCTGGTGGGGAACGTTGTGGCCGTGGATATTGGCCTGCCCGAAGGGCTGCCTGCCTGGGAAGCCATCCACCGTTATTGGGCCGAAGCCGAGATGGTGCGCGCCCTCCTTCCACCGCGCCCTGCCGAAGCCCACAAAGGCCTCTTCGGCCACGCGCTCATTGCAGCGGGCTCGGTCAACTTCGCCGGCGCGCCCCTGCTGGCCGGAAAAGCCGCCTACCGCGCCGGTGCAGGGCGCGTGACCCTGGCCGCTCCAACCCCACTCCACAATGCGCTGGCCGGCGCTTTGCCAGAAGCCGCCTGGCTGTTACTGCCTCACGAAATGGGGGTTTTGGCCGAAGATGCGGCCGACGTGCTGCAAAAAGCCCTGCCGCGCGCCACCGCACTGCTGCTTGGGCCCGGGCTGGGGCAAGAGCAAGCCACCGCCGATTTTCTGGCGCGGCTCCTGGGCGCCAAACGCCAGGGGCGGGGAACGCTGGGCTTCGTGCCCGCCGAGAACAACGCCAAAGCCAGCGAGAACCACCTGCCGCCGCTGGTGGTCGAAGCCGATGCGCTCAAACTGCTGGCCCGCCTGCCCGATTGGCCGCAGCGCCTGCCCGGTCCGGCAGTTTTGCTGCCTCACCCCGGCGAAATGGCTACCCTCACCAACAGCACCCCTGAAGCCATCCAGGCCGACCGGTTGGCTGCGGCCGAAAAATACGCCAAAGC encodes:
- a CDS encoding NAD(P)H-hydrate dehydratase → MKLVTVEEMRAIEQQADAHGWTYAQMMEAAGVGLARVVAEAYTQLAEHTVLGLVGGGNNGGDTLVALAELQRLGWQVAAYLARPRPNDPLVARVAHGGGWILEAADDPRQETLRRAIADHAVLLDGLLGTGARPPLRAETARILAAAKEAATAHGVIVVAVDVPSGIDSDTGEAAEATLPADLTVTMAAAKVGMAQMPALGLVGNVVAVDIGLPEGLPAWEAIHRYWAEAEMVRALLPPRPAEAHKGLFGHALIAAGSVNFAGAPLLAGKAAYRAGAGRVTLAAPTPLHNALAGALPEAAWLLLPHEMGVLAEDAADVLQKALPRATALLLGPGLGQEQATADFLARLLGAKRQGRGTLGFVPAENNAKASENHLPPLVVEADALKLLARLPDWPQRLPGPAVLLPHPGEMATLTNSTPEAIQADRLAAAEKYAKAWGHIVVLKGAGTVVASPDGQTAVIPVATPALARAGSGDVLAGMVVGLLAQGLSPWEAAVAGAWLHAQAGLFAWENTGTTASVLAREVADALPRVFNAIGYG